A stretch of the Thermodesulfovibrionales bacterium genome encodes the following:
- a CDS encoding adenylyl-sulfate reductase subunit beta yields the protein CWECYDCVKICPQQAIEVRGYQDFNPLGANVIPMRGTDSIMWTIKFRNGAIKRFKFPIRLTPEGSIDPYTGLPEPDYSKIKGPGFFCYEARKE from the coding sequence GTGCTGGGAATGCTACGACTGCGTGAAGATATGTCCGCAGCAGGCAATTGAGGTGAGGGGTTATCAGGACTTCAATCCCCTTGGAGCAAATGTTATCCCTATGAGGGGTACAGACTCTATAATGTGGACAATCAAGTTCAGAAACGGTGCTATTAAGAGATTCAAATTTCCAATAAGGCTCACTCCAGAAGGTTCAATTGATCCCTATACAGGACTTCCTGAACCAGATTATTCAAAAATAAAAGGCCCTGGCTTTTTCTGCTATGAGGCCAGGAAGGAATAA